DNA sequence from the Brachybacterium sp. P6-10-X1 genome:
GGGCAACATCGACACCCTCACCGTCCACGCCGCCATGATGGGCGCGGCCTACGTCCTCGCACACGGACTGGCCTGGGTCTTCGGGCACCTCCCCGGGTTCATCGGCGACACCATCAGCGGCATGATGTTCATGAACGGCCTGCTCGCCGCGTACTTCATCCGCTGGGTGATGCGGAAGCTCCAGGTCGAGCACCTGCTGGACCGCCAGATGCAGGCCAAGATCACCGGCGTCACGACCGACTACGTGGTGGTCGCCTCCTTCATGGCCGTCCAGGCCGCCGTGGTCGCCGCCTGGCTGGTGCCGATCCTGGTCACCGTCGTGCTGGTCACCGCGGTCACCGTGGTGCTGGTGTTCGCGATCGGTCAGCGATACGGCAGCGATCACGACTTCGAGCGCACCATGGGCATGTACGGCACGCTGACGGGCACCACGCCGACGGGGCTGGCGCTGGTGAGGATCCTGGACCCGCGCATGCGCACCACCACCATGGCGGAGATGGGGCTGATGAACCTGCCCGAGATGCTCTACATCCCCGCCATGCTCACGATCTCCGCCGCCTTCGCCGGGCAGGTCGGGGTACTCGGCGCCTTCGGCATCATGGCTGCGCTGACGGCCGCCTACTTCCTGATCATGCTGCTCACCCGCTGCTTCGGGAGGCGCACCTGGACGCTGGGCGGCACGGTCGAGGAGGCCGACGAGCGCGAGAAGCGCACCGAGGTCGAGGTGTCGTCCTCGTGAGCGATCTGTTGCGGCCTCAGCCGGCCGGCCGGGTGTGACGCGTCCCCGAGCTCTCGGTGACGCAGCCCAGACCGTCGAAGCTCTCGAACGCCGGCTGCTCGAGAAAGTAGTCGGCCATCCTCATGCGGCCGTAGCGCTCCACGTCCGTCACGACCGGTACTGCGCTCCGCAGGTCAGCCAGAATCCACGGGGCATCCCCGGCGAAGGCGGATTCCACGCAATCCGCTTCCGGCACGGGCTGCGCCGTCTCCCGGAACGGGAACACTCCTGAGCCCTCCAGCCCTGCGGCGTCCGCGACGGCCGTCCGCCCGCCGCGGGCCGTGAGCCCGATCGAGCGGTACTCGTCTCCGAGTGCGGCCGCCAGGTGATAGCCGGCCGGATAGAGCGTCTGACCGTCCTCCCCGCGCTCCGGCGTCTTCTTGATGTGCCAGTTGTGCGCGGCGAGGACGACTTTCGCCGAAGGATCCGACCCGATATGACGCAGGACCGATTCGGCCAGGTAGATGTCGCGGTACGTCGAGGCGATCCCCATGTCCTCGCCGAGGAACGAGCGGTGGACCTGGTCGAGGAGCCATGCACCGCGCAGATGGTGCCTGATCTCCGCGTGCTCCGCCCCGGCGCCGTCGACGCCGCGCTGACTGGTCATGCGGTCGGCGCGGGCGACGAGCTCGCTCAGAGCACTGGTCAGCGCGTCTCGTTCGCCCTCCGGGAGGGTCGCGTAGGCCGCCAGGGCCATGGTCGACAGGCGGTGGTCGTACCGCCCGATGAGCTCCCTCGCGCGATCGAGTGCCGGCGCCGATCCAGGATCCGCCTCCCGCAGGGCGGGCGTGACCTTCGCGATGGCCGGCATCGGGGACCCGATCGAGCCGGGCAGGTCGACTCCCACACAGCGCAGCGCCGGCGTCCCCCGCGCGTTCCACGCCCGCATCCAGCGCAGCGTCTCGTGCAGCTCCGGTGCATCACCCAAGGACATGGCGATCCCCTCCGAGGCGACACGGTCGACGTCACCAGGTCCGCCGGCGACCCACTCGGTCACGACCCGCGCCTCGGTGAACGGTGCTTCGAGCGCGACCACCGTGAAGCCGAGCCGTTCGACGAGGTAGCGCAGCATGCGGTGGCGGACCCGATAGAACTCCGAGACGTGATGGGAGCACTCGCCCAGGGCCACCACGCGGGCGTCCCCGACGAGGTCGGCGACGGGGTCGAGCTCCTCGAGCGGCGCCTCGGGATCGAGCTGCTCCTGGCGCGCACCGTGCTCGGCCAGCCAGTCGGGCAGGGTCATCAAGGCCGACGTCGTCATCAGCCCCTCCTCTCGGGACCACCCCGACCGCAAGGGCCAGGTCACGGACCGTAGCCTCGGGAATCCGTAGGTGTACGGTGTATACTCACGGCACCATATGACCGATCAGGACGGAGCGTCAATGCCTCGCCCGAAGTCCCTCTCCTCCGTCGACATCGCCGCTGCGGCACTGGCCCTGCTCGACTGCGAGGGCTCCGACGCGCTCTCGATACGGCGCGTCTCGCGGCGGCTCGGCGTGAGCCCCATGGCGCTGTACCGCTACGTCGCCGACCGCGAGGAGCTGGATCGGCTGGTCGCCGAACGGATCCTGTCGGACCTCGAGCTCGAGGTGGACGCGGCGCCCTGGCAGCAGCAGGTCGTGGTGCTGGCCGACCGACTGCGCGCGGCGGCCGGCGCCCACCCCGAAGCGATACCCCTTCTGCTGCGTCACCGCCACGACGCTCCGAGCTCCGTGCGGTGGATCGAAACGATGCTCGGCGTCCTCGCCGACGCCGGGTTCCACGGCAGCGGGCGCGTCGTGGCCCAGCGGGCGATCGTGCATCACGTCGTGGGAGCCATCCAGGCACAACGACTGAGCTCGCTGTCCGGCGCAGGGACGGCGTCGTTGGCCGACCTTCCCGCTGCGGAGTTCCCGCACCTGGCCGAGACGGCGCGCATCGCCCGCGCCGTGGACCCGGACGCGGAGTTCCATCGAGGCCTGAGAAGCCTCCTGGAGGGGCTGCGCCAGGAGCAGGGGGCACCGGGCCACGACGCCACGGAGTGCTAGACAGGTCCGAGACCGGACGGACGAGGAGCCGAGCACCCGTGCTCCCTGCCGCGGCAGGGCGCGCCTGCACGGTGAGCCGGGGCCACCACCGACCGCCGTGGCCCCGTCGCGCTCAGGCACCGTGCAGCTGGGCACGGCCGGCCTCGCTCAGCTCGGTGATCGAGCGCGATCCCTTC
Encoded proteins:
- a CDS encoding erythromycin esterase family protein, with product MTTSALMTLPDWLAEHGARQEQLDPEAPLEELDPVADLVGDARVVALGECSHHVSEFYRVRHRMLRYLVERLGFTVVALEAPFTEARVVTEWVAGGPGDVDRVASEGIAMSLGDAPELHETLRWMRAWNARGTPALRCVGVDLPGSIGSPMPAIAKVTPALREADPGSAPALDRARELIGRYDHRLSTMALAAYATLPEGERDALTSALSELVARADRMTSQRGVDGAGAEHAEIRHHLRGAWLLDQVHRSFLGEDMGIASTYRDIYLAESVLRHIGSDPSAKVVLAAHNWHIKKTPERGEDGQTLYPAGYHLAAALGDEYRSIGLTARGGRTAVADAAGLEGSGVFPFRETAQPVPEADCVESAFAGDAPWILADLRSAVPVVTDVERYGRMRMADYFLEQPAFESFDGLGCVTESSGTRHTRPAG
- a CDS encoding TetR/AcrR family transcriptional regulator, whose protein sequence is MPRPKSLSSVDIAAAALALLDCEGSDALSIRRVSRRLGVSPMALYRYVADREELDRLVAERILSDLELEVDAAPWQQQVVVLADRLRAAAGAHPEAIPLLLRHRHDAPSSVRWIETMLGVLADAGFHGSGRVVAQRAIVHHVVGAIQAQRLSSLSGAGTASLADLPAAEFPHLAETARIARAVDPDAEFHRGLRSLLEGLRQEQGAPGHDATEC